From a region of the Corallococcus coralloides DSM 2259 genome:
- a CDS encoding phosphopantetheine-binding protein: MNPSPEEAASLTDTEAKLAAWWKDLLGVEVVRPEDHFLEIGGNSLMATVLSNRIESELGVEVSMVELFNTLRAVATLCDELRQEQTA; this comes from the coding sequence TTGAACCCGAGCCCCGAAGAAGCCGCCAGCCTCACGGACACGGAAGCGAAGCTCGCGGCGTGGTGGAAGGACCTGCTGGGCGTGGAGGTCGTGCGCCCGGAGGACCACTTCCTGGAGATTGGCGGCAACTCCCTGATGGCCACGGTCCTGTCCAATCGCATCGAGAGCGAGCTGGGCGTGGAGGTGTCCATGGTGGAGCTGTTCAACACGCTCCGGGCCGTGGCCACGCTGTGCGACGAGCTGCGCCAGGAGCAGACCGCTTGA
- a CDS encoding AMP-binding protein, whose amino-acid sequence MVDDLRRCVQAHPDKTAIIAARYFSKDITRLSYAELARYMDRFALGLRELGVGREDIVAVQLPNGWHFTALALACARLGAVIAPIPPDYRRREVEFILGRTEASVYVGPTSWTGHSHRDMARDIAAVLPSLRHRVLLGSNTELQPGERDFERHFIEHEWEKEASLTGIAPAAADDVCNILYTSGTTGEPKGVVHSHNTNYGITRALCDTLGIDATDVVALPSLLTASTGFTYSYLMPILLGATAIYMDVGDPELTLKLFEEHGVTFTYGIPTYLMNLIALQRKRQRNTSSLRQLATGSIPVPPHLIAAVREVFGVRLHTLWGMTENGAVTITRHEDAPDWPSQSDGRAVAWMETKIVPALAEDGTPYPDGTGRLLVRGASQCLTYFKRDDVYAAAVDAEGWFDTGDLARDDGRGGIRIVGRLKDVIFRYGYKIPVVEVESALYSHPKVKEVAVVAHSDDKIGGERVCAVVVVREGEAPPTLNELRDHLKQQGMSNQYWPDRLDLIDEMPKTATGKVRKYLLRERLKPA is encoded by the coding sequence GTGGTTGACGATCTGCGTCGCTGCGTCCAGGCGCACCCGGACAAGACCGCGATCATCGCCGCACGGTACTTTTCCAAGGACATCACGCGGCTGAGCTACGCGGAGCTGGCGCGATACATGGACCGGTTCGCGCTGGGCCTGCGCGAGCTGGGGGTGGGGCGCGAGGACATCGTCGCGGTGCAGCTGCCCAACGGGTGGCACTTCACGGCGCTGGCGCTGGCGTGCGCGCGGTTGGGGGCGGTCATCGCGCCCATTCCGCCGGACTACCGGCGGCGCGAGGTGGAGTTCATCCTGGGGCGCACGGAGGCCTCCGTGTACGTGGGCCCCACGTCCTGGACGGGGCACTCACACCGGGACATGGCGCGCGACATCGCGGCGGTGCTGCCGTCGCTGCGCCACCGGGTGCTCTTGGGCAGCAACACGGAACTTCAGCCGGGCGAGCGGGACTTCGAGCGCCACTTCATCGAGCACGAGTGGGAGAAGGAAGCGTCGCTTACGGGCATCGCGCCCGCGGCCGCGGACGACGTGTGCAACATCCTCTACACGTCCGGCACCACCGGCGAGCCGAAGGGCGTGGTGCATTCACACAACACGAACTACGGCATCACGCGCGCGCTGTGCGACACGCTGGGCATCGACGCGACGGACGTGGTGGCGCTGCCGTCGCTGCTGACGGCGTCCACGGGGTTCACGTACTCGTACCTGATGCCCATCCTGCTGGGGGCCACGGCCATCTACATGGACGTGGGCGACCCGGAGCTGACGCTCAAGCTCTTCGAGGAGCACGGCGTCACGTTCACGTACGGCATCCCCACGTACCTGATGAACCTCATCGCGTTGCAGCGAAAGCGCCAGCGGAACACGTCCTCGCTCCGGCAGCTGGCCACGGGCTCCATCCCGGTGCCGCCGCACCTCATCGCGGCGGTGCGCGAGGTGTTCGGCGTGCGGCTGCACACGCTGTGGGGCATGACGGAGAACGGCGCGGTCACCATCACCCGGCATGAAGATGCACCGGACTGGCCCAGCCAGAGCGACGGGCGCGCGGTGGCGTGGATGGAGACGAAGATCGTCCCGGCGCTCGCGGAGGACGGCACACCGTATCCGGACGGGACGGGGCGGCTGCTGGTGCGAGGCGCCAGCCAGTGCCTCACCTACTTCAAGCGCGACGACGTGTACGCCGCGGCGGTCGATGCGGAGGGCTGGTTCGACACGGGCGACCTGGCGCGCGACGACGGACGCGGCGGCATCCGCATCGTGGGGCGGCTGAAGGACGTCATCTTCCGGTACGGGTACAAGATCCCCGTGGTGGAGGTGGAGTCCGCGCTGTACTCGCACCCGAAGGTGAAGGAGGTCGCCGTCGTCGCGCACTCGGACGACAAGATTGGCGGCGAGCGGGTGTGCGCCGTCGTGGTGGTGCGCGAGGGAGAGGCCCCGCCCACGCTCAACGAACTGCGCGACCACCTCAAGCAGCAGGGCATGTCCAATCAGTACTGGCCGGACCGCCTGGACCTCATCGACGAGATGCCCAAGACGGCCACCGGCAAGGTGCGCAAGTACCTGCTGCGCGAGCGGCTGAAGCCCGCGTGA
- a CDS encoding thiamine pyrophosphate-dependent enzyme: MTFSANPTTPGLSRDARTPEEPAASGGPVAAARTGDGAAGAASDAGLALLPRRAKAIRRTIVRLAATPSGCHLGGSLSMVEILVALLGRVMRVDPRAPKAPERDHLILSKGHAAAGLYAALAEFGFVDVETLVREYNADGSIFTGHVNAAVPGVEFATGSLGHGLGLGVGLTLAHVLRGEPNRTFVVCGDGEMGEGSNWEALQVASHRKLTGLTLIIDRNGGQNDGPTESILSQEALVQRLDAFGFQSLEVDGHDLPALVAALEAPVVGDRPRAIVARTQKGAGVPMLKGKGPHYAVFSPEHLRRALASLGEDGQ; the protein is encoded by the coding sequence ATGACTTTCTCGGCGAATCCAACGACCCCCGGGCTGTCGCGCGACGCGCGGACGCCAGAAGAACCCGCGGCCTCCGGCGGCCCGGTGGCGGCTGCTCGCACGGGTGACGGGGCTGCGGGCGCCGCGTCGGATGCGGGGTTGGCGCTGCTGCCTCGCCGGGCGAAGGCCATCCGCCGGACCATCGTGCGTCTGGCGGCGACGCCGTCGGGCTGTCACCTGGGCGGCTCGCTGTCGATGGTGGAGATATTGGTGGCGCTGCTGGGCCGGGTGATGCGCGTGGATCCGCGCGCGCCGAAGGCACCGGAGCGCGACCACCTCATCCTGTCCAAGGGGCACGCGGCGGCAGGGCTCTACGCGGCGCTGGCGGAGTTCGGCTTCGTGGACGTGGAGACGCTGGTGCGCGAGTACAACGCGGACGGCAGCATCTTCACCGGCCACGTGAACGCGGCGGTGCCGGGCGTGGAGTTCGCCACCGGCAGCCTGGGCCACGGGCTGGGCCTGGGCGTGGGGCTGACGCTCGCGCACGTGCTGCGCGGGGAACCCAACCGCACCTTCGTCGTCTGCGGCGACGGAGAGATGGGCGAGGGCTCCAACTGGGAAGCGCTCCAGGTGGCCTCGCACCGCAAGCTCACCGGCCTGACGCTGATCATCGACCGCAACGGCGGGCAGAACGACGGCCCCACCGAGTCCATCCTGTCGCAGGAGGCGTTGGTGCAGCGGCTGGACGCGTTCGGCTTCCAGTCGCTGGAGGTGGACGGGCACGACCTGCCCGCGCTGGTGGCCGCGCTGGAGGCGCCCGTCGTGGGCGACCGTCCGCGCGCCATCGTCGCCCGGACGCAGAAGGGCGCGGGCGTGCCGATGCTCAAGGGCAAGGGGCCGCAC